The following nucleotide sequence is from Salinigranum halophilum.
TCTTTGGCGCACTGCATCTGCACGCCCGCGTGGGTGTGGACGATTCCCTTGGGCTTGCCCGTGGTGCCCGACGAGTACAGCAGCATCGACTCCTGGTTCGAGGGGAGCGATTTGGTGTCGTACGCGTCGTCTTGCGTCTCGACGGCGTCGGCGAACCACTCGTCTCGGTCGCGCATCGAAATGTCGGCGTCGTCGCCGAGGCGGTCGTAGACGACCGTGTGTTCGACGTAGCCCGCTTCCTCAATGGCGTCGTCCGCACTCTCTTTGAGGGTGAGGGGCTTACCGCGGCGGTAGAAGCCATCTCCCGTAAAGAGGACCGAACACTCCGAATCCTCGATTCTCGTCGCCGTGGCGTCGACGCCGAAGCCCGAGAAGATGGGGACGGCGATGGCACCGACTTTGAAACAGCCGTAGAGGATGGAGATGACCTCGGGGACCATCGGCATGTAGAGGCCGACGGTGTCGCCGGTGTCGATGCCGACTGATTCGAGATAGTTGGCGACCTTGTTGGACTGGCGGGCGAGTTCGTGGTAGGTTATCTCTCTGATGTCGCCGGGTTCACCCTCCCAGATGCAGGCGACGGTGTTTCTCTTCTCGGCGTCGGCGGCGGCGTG
It contains:
- a CDS encoding AMP-binding protein — translated: MSGQQQQETIVHEPSAEFVDSTNVSEFMREYGIADYDELIERTTTNLEGVDDSGVEWFWDTLPDYLDIDFYTEYDRVRDDSDGPQFSEWYPGGELNLAHNVVDRHAAADAEKRNTVACIWEGEPGDIREITYHELARQSNKVANYLESVGIDTGDTVGLYMPMVPEVISILYGCFKVGAIAVPIFSGFGVDATATRIEDSECSVLFTGDGFYRRGKPLTLKESADDAIEEAGYVEHTVVYDRLGDDADISMRDRDEWFADAVETQDDAYDTKSLPSNQESMLLYSSGTTGKPKGIVHTHAGVQMQCAK